The genomic interval GGTTGAAGATAAATATTATACGGATCCTATACCACTAGCAGGGATTTTCTTATTAGAAAAATCAGATGTAGACGGAATAAATATTCAAGCAGTTAAGAAGCTGGAAAGACTGCCTTTATTATTTCAACATACATATAGACATTTTTTAATTCCAAAAATGAACCTTGTGAGCTGGCATTTCGGTTTCTCCTCAAAGTTGGGAGAGAGACTGCCTATCTATCATTTACGGCGTTCGGAAAATGAATTTTCGGCTCCACAATTAGTCGATCTTATATTAAAAACCATTTCGTTGGAGGAATAAATGATGACAATAGAAACGAACAGCCTAACATTGAATCAGGCAAATCTAGTACAAGCGAGTATTGTTCGAGACCAGGAGAATATCGTTAGTGATATGGGCGGTGAAAAAGTTATTTTAAGTATCAGAAACGGGAACTATTATAATCTTGGCATTATGGGGAGTCAGATTTGGGAGCTAATACAGGAGCCTATTCCTGTCATGCAACTAATTGATAAGTTGATAGAACAATATGATGTCGATCGGATTACTTGTGAAGAGCAACTGCTGCCGTTCCTGCTTCATCTGTCAGAAGAAAAATTAATTCACTACAGTCTATAACGTTAAGGTGAGAAAATGGGGATTATAGGAAAATGTAAAACAGTTTTTTCTTTGGATATGAAGACGCTGCTCCTCTTTATCGAGACAGGTTTATATTTGGGAAGGATAAGAATGCAGCTGCTTTATTTTCCATTCTCACGGATAGCTCCTACACTAGGCGTTTATTTGAAGGAAACCGACTCTGAATATAGTCAGCAAAATCACGAGATAATTTTCAATGTTTATCAATCGATAGAAATAATGGGAAGAAATACGTTTTGGGAGACAAAGTGTTTAGTTCGAGCGATTACTGCTATGAAGATGCTGGAAAGACGTCAAATTGAAAGCACCTTGTATTTAGG from Paenibacillus sp. FSL K6-3182 carries:
- a CDS encoding lasso peptide biosynthesis B2 protein — encoded protein: MGIIGKCKTVFSLDMKTLLLFIETGLYLGRIRMQLLYFPFSRIAPTLGVYLKETDSEYSQQNHEIIFNVYQSIEIMGRNTFWETKCLVRAITAMKMLERRQIESTLYLGTAKDENGKLIAHAWLRSGSLVVSGAEEMNRFTVTGMFAKFIQ
- a CDS encoding lasso peptide biosynthesis PqqD family chaperone: MMTIETNSLTLNQANLVQASIVRDQENIVSDMGGEKVILSIRNGNYYNLGIMGSQIWELIQEPIPVMQLIDKLIEQYDVDRITCEEQLLPFLLHLSEEKLIHYSL